A window of Ammospiza caudacuta isolate bAmmCau1 chromosome 13, bAmmCau1.pri, whole genome shotgun sequence genomic DNA:
GATCTCTGCGAATTGGAGCCAATTTTTTGGTGAGTGCCTGGCCAGCAGTGGAAGGAAAGAACATATTTTGACCAGAGCTGAATTTTTACGGTTTTCTAACTGCCAGTATGTATACAACCTGTTTGAACACTCTGTTTTTCTATTGACCAGCAACGATTCTTCAAAGCCAGCCGTGATGTGTATCtacccaaaccatcctggggcAACCACACTCCCATTTTCCGTGATGCCGGCATGCAGCTTCAGGCTTATCGCTACTATGACCCCAAGACGTGCAGCCTTGACTTCTCTGGAGCCATGGATGACATTTCTGTGAGTTGCCTTCCATGCCTGGAAGAAGGGAGGTCATGTGGGGAAGTGGGTGGGGATATTACTTTACTCTATACGTGATCGTGCTGcgtgaagctgtgtcaggagaggtttaggctggatattaggaaaagatttttcacccAGATGGTGGTTGGGCACTCAAACGGGGTCCCAAGGGAAGTTGTCATGGCACCAAGTCTCCCAGGGTTCAAGGAATGTTTGAACAATTCAGGCATATAGTGTGGTTCTTAgggttgtcctgtgcagggccaaggAGGTGGACTCCATATGGGTCcattccagctcagaatattctatCATTCTGTGATGCCTGAAGGCATTAAATCAAGGCTAGAAACTCACAGAGCTCATCTAAGCTGTCTCATCTGCTGAGGAGAATGCTCAGATAGCACTGATGATTCATTCTCTATAACATCTTCCTTAGAAAATTCCAGAGAAGAGCATCATCCTCTTACATGCTTGTGCTCACAACCCCACTGGGGTGGATCCCCGGCAGGAGCAGTGGAAGGAGTTGGCAGCTACAGTGAAGGTAAGCAATGTCCCAGGGGTACTGTGCCATTCCTGGGCAAACAACATCTCTGGCCTTTCATGGGTGGCACCTGGTCTTCACTTTGCTAAAGGTTATTCCCTTTCCTGAAGGCAACATGGGTATCATGTTCCTGACAGGAGCCAGCCAAATGTACCCAGAAAGCTTCTAGCTGACCATTGGGCTTTCTGCTGGCACCTTCCCAGGAAGCTGGAGTAGGGAAACTTGAAAGGAGAACAGCAGGGTTGAAAGCATGAGCTGTGattgctggagcagagcacccAGTGCTGTTGTATTAAAAATGCTGGAAGATCTCTCACATGCTTGGTGTCTCCTTGCAAGCTTCAGCTGCAAATAGAAAGGGACAGGTTCtaccttctcctccttcctgctgctccatcaAGCCTGTAGCCAGAGAAATTTTGCTTGGAGATACCTGGCCTTAGTAGGGTTCTGAGAATTGGTAGATATCTAAGTGATCTCTGTGGCCTACACAAGGGTAGATCTAAGGGGCAGTGTATCTGGGGTGTCTGCCTGGCTGACTGGGGAGTTCCCAGGTGATTTTCCTGGAAACTGATAATACAGAAGACATTGAAGGAGACTATGTTATTACTGTCGAATTTACTTCTGTTTCCTAGGCCAGACTTGCACATCCCATAAATGCCCCAAAGGATCTTTAGCTGCTGTTTTGATGTGTGCTGGGTAGCTGCAGGTTTTGGGCTGCTTTCCCTGTGGTGAATGAAGGGGAATGACTCTCTTTCTGGAGGAAAATCGCTGCAGGTGGACAGACCCCTGTCTGCATGGCTTTTATCAGCGCTGCTTCTTGCAGAGGGGTGCTCAGCTTCTGTGACAGACACTCTCTTCCATCTTTGCTGGCAGAAACGAAACCTCCTCGTGTACTTTGACATGGCCTACCAGGGCTTTGCCAGCGGGGACATCAACCGGGATGCCTGGGCTGTGCGGTATTTCATCGAGCAGGGCATCAACATCGTCCTGTCACAGTCCTTCGCCAAGAACATGGGGCTGTACGGTGAGTGGGACACGTGACAAGGAAATCATTTCATCCAGGCTGTTGGTGGGATCCCAGTGCCTTCAAGGTTTAGCAGCCAGTgtcttcctgctgcctgtgttcATCCTGCAGTACTGAGCAGGGATAACCCATTAGAAGCTGGTGGGGAACCTTCTAGAGAACAGGGGTCCCCTACAGCTGTGTGGTGTTGGGTGCCACAGTATAAGAAGGATATAAAGCTTtcagagagtgtccaaaggagacTACAAAGATGGTGAATGGTCTAAAAGAGAAGCCatacaaggagcagctgaggacacTTGCCTTGCTcggcctggagaagagaagactgagggcagagctcatCACAGGCATCAGCTTCCTCTCATGGGCAGCATCTGCTCtctgtgaccagtgacaggacccaaggaaCATAGAAGTGTGTCAGGGAGGATTTAGGATGGATATTCAGGAGAGGTTCTTAACCTAAAGGGTGTTTGGGTATTGGAACAGGCTCCTTAGGGAAGTGGTCATAGCATAAGCCTGACAGAGCTTaaggagtgtttggacaatgctgtcAGACACAGGAATTGTGGGATTCTTGGGGttgttctgtgcagggccaaaaactggactcagtgatccttcCAACTCtagatattctgtgattctcttaGGAGAGCGTGCAGGTGCCTTCACAGTGATCTGCAGTGATCCAGATGAAGCCAAGAGGGTCGAGTCCCAGCTGAAGATCCTCATCCGCCCCATGTATTCCAACCCACCTGTGAACGGAGCCCGCATTGCCTCCATGATCCTGAACACCCCTGACCTACGGAAGGAGTGGTAAGAAGAACTCTGAAATGTTCATGACAGTGAGGTCTCTTTGTGCAGCCTTGTGCTGTGCTTActgtgtgctgctgtcacaggcaGCTCTTAGCTTCAGCAACAGTCAGAACCTTGTTTGCTCTGGAGAAATCCCTGCTTATGTCCTGGCATCAGCTGGTGTCAGTTTAACCTGACACAAACAGGTTTTTCTAGTGTTACCAAGGAAGAAAACTGTGTAAAGGAGGGGATAAAGCTCCCGAAGGAttgagggcagcaggagctgcctatCCAAGAAGCATAAAAGTCTGAGGTGGTAGCCATGTAGTGTGTCTCATGTAGGGGAAGTGGCAGCATAAGCTCTCTGGGAATGAGACCCAGGAATGTAACCCTCATGCCCTAAGCCTGattcctggctgtgctgtgctgttttccCAGCCCCTTGGTGCCGGgtccctcccagcagctggcCTGGCAGAACAAAGGTTGGCAGTGTGCTGTGGCCTCGCTGGGGGCTGTGTTCTTCTGGCAGCCTGACACTTGTGCCTGATCTAGTGCCCAGCAGAGATATTTCTTAGCTGTGCTGCTTCGGAGCAGGGCCTGTTTGCCAATGCTACCCCTGCACTCTTGGTTTATCTGTAGATACTATTTTATCTGGGTTTGAGTAGTGCTGCCGTCAAGCATCCTACTGACCTGGGGCTTTCAGATGTGAGAAATGTCTATATTCTGGTAGCAGTGCCCAACAGCAatggaataaataaaaagaggTCATCTTCTGGTATCAGGAGAATGGAGCGGCTCCCCCAGCTGGAGCTACATCTTCATGCTCATCTGCATCCCTCTGTGGGACCCCTCCAGGTGGAGAGTTGATTTTCTATAGCTGGGGTGGGGAGAGCAGCATTGATGTGTTCTAGCCCTGCTCTGAATGGTTCCTGGGTTGGCTCCTCAGGCTCACAGAGGTGAAGGGCATGGCTGACCGGATCATCAGCATGAGGACTCAGCTGGTGTCCAACCTCAAGAAAGAGGGATCCTCCCACAACTGGCAGCACATCACTGACCAGATCGGCATGTTCTGCTTCACAGGGCTGAAGCCTGAGCAGGTAAATGCAATTCCAGTGGTCTCTAAGTGTCGTTTGCAGTCCTTGTCAGTAAGTTTTTGACTGCAGATGCCAAAATGAGCCCTTGTAAGCACTTCTCAGAAGGAGCATTCTCCAAGCCCTAAGCACTGGCACATCATGGGGAGCCCAGTCTTGCTCTGTTCCCTGCTGTACTTGGGGAAGTTGAAAGTAAATGTAGCTGTCATGTCTATCAAAGCAAGCAGTCACTTGGTGCTGCTCTGAAGTCACCTTAAAGGTCAGCTCAGGTGAGGTGACTCTTCCAGCTGAACATCTGCAGTGTTGCTGCTTGGCCTGAGAGCTGAGCAGCATCTCTGTTGGTGCACAGGGTACTCTGCAGGTAGTGGGATGCCCTATCTGCTGGCAGCCAGGTTGCTTTGAGTTTCAGCAAGCTGGGTAAATTTGCACTTTGCTGACACAGCAGAGGTTGGCCTGCAGTTTGAACTTCGCTCTTTCATCCCAGGTGGAGCGGCTGATCAAGGAGTTCTCAGTGTACATGACAAAGGACGGACGCATCTCTGTGGCGGGAGTTACGTCAGGCAACGTGGGTTACCTGGCTCATGCCATCCATCAAGTCACAAAGTAAAGACAAAGGGGTGCCCTGGAGCTGGTGGCTTTCCCTTCCTCACCAGTCGAAGatgaggagggaaaagaaacaagCAGAATACTTCAACCACAGCACTTGAAGCCGCTGCTGAATGTATCTTGTAGATGAGTTGTAGAAGCCTTGTCAAATCCATCCTGTGTTGTGGAGCAGGGACATAATTGCTGGGTCCTGCTCGTCACAGCCATTCTTCCCTGCTGTCCATCCTTTCTCCATCAGCCCCAGCACCTATCTATGCTGGAGGAAGCAAATGCTTAGCAATGCCCTCCTACCAGTGTAGGCACCAAAGGCTTCTCCGCACACATTTCTCCATGAGAAGGCTTTGTGAGGCTTTTGGCTGCTGGCCCAAGCAgaagcaggcagggagctgggtgggCTGAGATGGAGGGCTGCTCTGGTGTGCTCCTCCAAGCTCCTCAGccagtccctgctgccagcaggctCCATCCTCCAtcatcccagcctggggctgggcagcaccaaAGCTGTCCTCCGACAAACAGCTCTGAGGACTTCTCACTACCAAACTCTGCTCCGTCGTTGGCTTCGCTCTTTCCATCTGGGACTCTCCTTTCAGGTGTAATTCACAGTGGCATCAGTGCGTGGGGCAGGCCAGTGTCCCTCTTTTCAACCTGTCTCACTTTCATACCTGGAGGTGAAACAATTTCtcacccctcccctccccaatAACAATCTCCTCTGAAAACTGCTCTCTGGTGGTCTCTGCCTTGCCCCATTCCTGTCCTAAGCCCAGCAGTCCAGCCCTTTACCTCCAGCAGTCCTCCCTGCAGTATTTGTTGCGTGTCCCAAAGCCAGCGAAGAGGCTGGCCCTGCAGTATGCCCCTCATGTGGAGGTGTGGGGcatccctctctgctctgttcAACCACATTTCTGCTGACACCAGAAAATAGAGATCTTGAGAGAAATCTAGAGCTGATGCCTCAAAAACCATTCTGTCCTTCTAAGCCAAGTGTCCCTGAGGTCCTGTGACTTACTGGACTGATTTTTAATCTAAATAAACTGGTGCATGACTATGTTGAGCTGGGGACTTCATCCTGTCATTGTGCAGCTGGATCCTGTCCCTTCTGTGCACCAAACATTCCCTCTCAGGGCCATGCTAGCACAGGGGATCTTACATGACCAGTGAAACCCTCATCTCCTGAGAATCCCATGTAGAGAGGCAGTTCCCACCGATGGGCCCCAGGAGCACAGTGTGTGTGAACTGAGGTTGTCCAGGTGTGAGCTGGTGTCACGGAGCTGAAATTGAAGCTTGTGGTGTTGAACATAGGTGTAGCTGGCAAGAGGACAAATTCCCAAAAGCTGTATGCCTTGGGATGTGGGGCCATCTTTGGCCACTGCCCCACCATGGAGTGGAGCCTCCTTAGGCAGAGCTGGAGGTATTACCTCTTAAGTCTGTGAGCTGTCTCCATCCACAGGCacctcttccctctgcagcCATACCAGGGTATTTAGCAGGGCAGTCCTCATTTCCcattcctgcccagggcagctgtgtgCCCATTGGAGCTGGGGCAGGTCCAGTCTGGTGCACCTGTCCCAATGTAGTGCAGGTTGTTGCCAGACTTGCTGGAAGGCTGGATCCTCCCGCCGCTCTCTGACAGAAGGTTTCCGCTCCCACGCCGCTTGTTTACTGGCCCGATGCCCACAGCCGCTGCTTGCTGTCCTTTGTGCAATAAACCGCTTTCCATGCCGCACACGCCGTACGTGCTGCCCCACGGCTCTGTGGGTTCCTGTGCTGTGGTCCCCGGTTCTGcgtggctctggagctgccgCCTCCTGCCCCCTTACCCGCGTGGGGCCGTTCTTCTGCTCGTTGTCTGTACAATAAAAGCAccctggagcacagctctgtctcTCGCCGTCTCTTTGCTGCGGGTTCCCGCAGGCTCAGCCTCTGGGAAGGGCTACCCGAAGGGGGATGTTTCCCTTGAGGATGTTCCCCCGCCTCCGGGGCTGGACTACAACCCCCGGCGTGCAGCGGGCAgggcggagccgccgccgccgcgccgccgccgccgagctcagccggggctggggccggggccgaAGGGAGCGGAGCAGGGCGCGTTCCCCGCCTGGTGAGTGGGGCCGGGATACGGACGGACCGGGGGGACACGCGGGGAGCTCAGTGACCggccagggcaggagcctgTGCATCCCCTGCGAGCGCGGGCGGCTCCGTGTCACCGGCTCCGGGCCTTGCTGCTCCGGGCGGGGGGCGCCGCGGGTCTGTCGAGTCACCCTCGGTGCAGCGCCGGCTCTCGGGGTTTCTGGCTGCCTGAGTATGGCGGCTTTGCCTGCAGGGGAAGGCCACCCTTCAGCATCCTCCCCCAGGCCATGGGAGAAGCAGCGACCCCCTGCAGCATCCTCGGCCAGGTGGGAACTTCAGCCCCCGCGGACGCACCGGCCTGTCCCTCCACGGTCCTACCCACGCGGCACAGGGCGGCCcttcctcccctgccccagAAATCTTTACAGAGGATTCATAGCTCAAGCACAGAGTTTAAATAGCCCAGAAGCAAGGAGTGAGGTGGGCAGGTAGAGTCTCTGTAGATGTCCTCTAGGAATTTCCAGATTTCCTCGAAAAGAGATTTCTCATGTTCATATAAAGTCCTGCAAAATCCTGCCAGGTTGTGAGGGTCGATCTCCTCCACCTTGGAGACACTGGGATGAGATTTGGACTTTCCACCCCCCAAGGGCTGTGATGCTGGAAACACCGTATCTTCAAATCCAAAAGCTTCTGAGACATCATCCATCTCCTGCTGATTGTCACCCTGGGGGTGCCCAGGAAGGGGCCAgtcctgcttttcctgttgaCACAGTATttctgctgcacacaggtcaTTCCTGTTGAGCCCAGCCTTGCTCTTTACTCAGGAGCACGTGCTCAGCTCTGTCTTGCAGAGCTTGCAGAAATTAGGGCTGGAAATCAGGAAGTGAGCCAGGACATTGGGTCTTGTGTCCACAGAAAGGCGAGTCCTGCTGtaaagctgcagctcctcagccccacagccagggctcagTCCCCTATCCAAGAGCAGTTGTGTCCTCTCCTTGGATTTGAGGGACAAGAGGTGAGTTCTCCTGCTATATCTCTGCtgatgtgtgtgtgctgtgaccCTCCAAGCTAAGACCCAGGGAACTCGGttcccctgtgcccccacctGATGCCCAGGTTGTCCCTTGTTAATATAATTGACTAACAATTAACAGTGCCATTCTTCATCCCCTTGTAGGAGTAGGGAAGTGTCTGACTCCCGTGTTGCTCCATTCCAGCCTGTTTGTTTGCTGCCCTTCCTGCCTGATGGAGCCAGTGCTGGCTGAGGACCCTCCTCGAGGTGCCTGGCTgagcctgctgcaggagcactaGTGGGACGTGGACAGTGGCGTGTGCCACCTGCGAAGGGACAATGgctcagggcactgggagcatcAACAGTGACTACAAGGATTGGGAATGGAGTGACGATGCTGGCGAACGGGccaggctcctgcagagccctaGTGTGGAGACGGTGCCCAAAAATTCAGAGAGCCAAGGAAATGGACTGGGGGCCACATCGGCTCTGGGAGCTGTCTTCATTGTGGTCAACGCTGCTcttggggctgggctgctcaacttccctgctgccttcagcaTGGCTGGTGGCGTGGCTGCAGGCATCACCCTGCAGATGGTGAGTGGGGAAGGGACAGTCCCCCATCCCACCATGGGAGGGTGCATGGAGGGACATGTGGTGCCCCAGAAAGGGCTTGGGGAGGACCAGACTCCTAGGAAGAAGCTCTTTGGGTGAGGTGCACCCGAGATTCTCAGTGTTTTCAGGAGTGGTAGCCTGGGGTGGCTGAGGGAACCTCGCCATGTTGTTGGCTCAGTGTTCCCTCCCTGTCTCTCTCCCATCCCAGTGCATGCTGATCTTCATCATTGGAGGCTTGGTCATCCTGGCATACTGCTCACAGGCCAGCAACGAGCGCACCTACCAGGAGGTTGTGTGGGCTGTCTGTGGGAAGGTGCCTGGTGTGCTGTGCGAGGTGGCCATCGCTGTCTACACCTTTGGCACCTGCATCGCCTTCCTCATCATCATTGGAGACCAGCAGGACAAGAGTAAGTGCCTCCCATGGAGCAAATAATAACCAGTTGCTGTCCCTTCAGCTGGAAGGGTCACCCTGACCATCTTGGTTGTCCCTGCAGTCATTGCTGCTCTGGTGAAGGAGCCTGAGGAAGTTGGGAGCAGCCGCTGGTACACAGACCGCAAGTTCACCATCAGCATCACCGCCTTCCTGCTcatcctgcccctctccatccccaaaGAGATTGGCTTCCAAAAATATGCCAGGTGGGTGGGAAGAGCCCTCTGGGGCTGGGAGTTGGGGTGAACCAGCCAGCACCCACCTAAGCACAGTTGCAGAGGACAGGGACTGGAAATGGTGTGGTTCTAGTGCCCTATCTGCCCACTCATCCTCTGCCTTcccatgcctcagtttccctatCTGGGAAGCAGAGGAGTGGCTGAGCACTGTGCAGCCATGTGTCATACTTCAGGGCTTGTGTCCCTCCCTTCTGCATGCTGGAGGAAGCAGGGAATGCTGCTTTCAACTACATTGTCTCCTATCTTTGTAGATGGCAATCCAGCAGAAAGGAGAGCCACTAAGTGTCCCTAGGCTGGGTGGTCTgcaggccagccctgctccaccaAGAATCTTGGTGTGacctggctgctggagctgcaccagCAGGGGCACCAAGGAGTGTCAGTGCTTCAACACTTGCCTCTTTCTCCAGCCCAAAACCCAAGTCTGGCAGGTTTGCCACTCAGAGAAGGATGGGATAACCCCCAAATGCAACAGAATTGTGTTGGCATCTGCTTGGGGCACAGCAGGTGACGTTTCCTGGTATATTCCCATgggaagggaaacaaaaaatgGGTCTGATAGGCAGGAGTGGGGtagcctgggctgtgccagaagaTGGGGACggagaggctgggaggagaccCTCCATGAAgtggggaggcagagctctgaCAGCCTCCTGTCCCCTTTCACAGCTCCCTCAGTGTGATTGGCACATGGTATGTCACAGCAGTCATTATCATCAAGTACATCTGGCCTGACAAGGAGCTGGTGCCTGTGGAGATCCCCACCAGGTGAGGGCAAGAGACACAATGCTGTCAATGccaccacagctctgcagagccaggcagggctgtgggagtgAGGGCTGCAAAGGCAGGGGATGAATCCTTCATCAGTCCCATCCCTGGTCCTGGAGACTCTGCATGTTGCTGCCAGAAGCTCCCAAATGGCTGCACCTCTGCGTGTTTCAGAGGAGCAGGTGgtgaagagggggaaaaggacTTCTTAAAGGTCCCCATGGCTCCAACACAGATTTTGATAGCACTGATTGGTTTTTATCTCTGACATATCCAGGCCCTGGATTCCCTATGCCATGCTTGTGCTCACCCAGCAACAAGGGCTGTGTCTATATTTGGATAATTTTGGTTATTTCCTTAACCAGCACAACCACTGTGGCTTATTCCTTTCCTCACAGTGTATATTTTTGGATCCAGTGCAGGAATTTTATGGCAGAGCAAAGGTTAAACCAGTTTTTTTTGCACTGCCCATGCTGATACTTTCACTTTTGTGTGCTCAGGTTTGGCTGTTCCTCTCTCAGTGAAAGGCCCTGGTCTTCACAGAGTACCAGGTCCCAAGAAAACCTCATTCCATGCAATGGCATCATCCTGGGTGGGGGAATGCAGTAAGACAAAGACActgagcactcccagctcaTCCTCCCCTGGTGCACTGGATGGGATCACAGGGGATTCTGGTCTGACTGATGGGTGTTTCTCTCCTTCCAGCCCCTCCACCTGGACAGCTGTCTTCAATGCCATGCCCACCATCTGCTTTGGGTTCCAGGTAAGGCCATGAGCTTGGCATTCCCCTTCCATCCTGTGGTTGCTTGGACGGCAGACTAAAACCCTGCCCGTGTGCTCACTGCCCAGCTTTGCAAGGAGACTGAAGCCTTTTTAACATCTCACCACCTCTGGGTGGAGATGGATCCATTTTACCCCAGCTAGGATGTACAGGGCATCCTGTCCCCCACCTCTTTCTTCTCCAGTGACAAACCTGAGGAATTACCATATCCCAACAAACACAGAATATCATGAGTAGGATTCCCCATGGTTCTGCCCATCACATATCCCCACTGTCTCtgtgtcctggcagtgccacgtGAGCAGCGTGCCCGTCTTTAACAGCATGAAGCAGCCACAGGTGAAGACCTGGGGGGCAGTGGTGACAGCAGCCATGGTGATTGCTCTGTTTGTCTACACAGGCACTGGTAAGTGAGGGGATACTGTGTGAGTGTAGCACAGTCCTTGGAGTGGCTGTGAGCttcaggggacagggaccctcTGGTCAGCAAGTGTcagagggagaagggaggaCAGTCCATTGAACACCTCTGCAATGTGCCCTGTGCCATATCCATCCTAGTTTGGTCCTTCAAACAGATGTTCAGGAgacttgtccctgtcccctgctgaCTGCTCCCTTCCTGGCAGGCATCTGTGGCTTCCTAACCTTTGGAGCTGGTGTGGAGCAGGATGTCTTGATGTCCTACCCCTCCAATGACATCCCTGTTGCCCTCGCCCGGGCTTTCATCATCCTCTGTGTGCTGACATCCTACCCCATCCTGCACTTCTGTGGCAGGTGAGTGCTGGGAGAGATGGGGCTGGtgtgggaaggaggagcagcacGAGGAACCCCCTCTGTCttggctctgtgcccacagggctGTCTTGGAGGGTCTCTGGCTGCGCTACACCGGGGTCACAGTGGAGGAGGACGTGGTTCGGGAGCGGAGGAGGCGCCTGCTTCAGACCATCAGCTGGTTCCTCCTGACACTGCTCCTGGCTCTTTTCATCCCTGACATTGGCAAGGTCATCTCTGTCATTGGGGGCTTGGCTGCCTGCTTCATCTTTGTCTTCCCAGGTAGGGATCTGGGATGCTCAGGGGCTGACAAAGGTCTCATGGCCTTGTGTCTCAGagagggaggagcaggatggAAACACAGGAACCAGGAGATTTTTAGAGGAGGACAAAAGTGTGGTGAGAGGCCAGTCAGCAGCCCAGCTGTTTTGGCTGGATGTGGAGCTCTGTAACAGGGAGTGCAGCTCCCTGTTTTATAGGGTGTCTGTTCAGTCCCCAGTGGACAGTCCTCATCTCGTTCTAATTTGCCTCCCCTGCCTTTCAGGACTCTGTCTGATTCAAGCCAAGCTCTCTGAGATCCAAGAAACCAGGGCAATCAGGTAACTGAAATGTGCCTCCTCTCTCCCCCATTCCcctgtggattttggggtgaaggaCCCTTCTAAATATGCCCTGTCTTCCTGCATCTATAGCTGGTGGGCCCAGGTCTGCTATGGGGTGTTCATGGTCACCCTTGGAGCCTTCATCTTTGGACAGACCACTGCCAATGCCATTTTCGTGGATCTTACAGCCTGACTCCTCCAGGCTGgactgcactgctgctgctgaggggatGGAGATTTCCCCTGGGACCAAAGGGAAGTGGGAAGAAAACATGTTGGTGTGTTGGGAAGATCCAAGAGAAACGTTGTGACTCGGGGCTTGGCTGAACAAGCCCTGTGGTGGTTTGTATCTCATTGTCTTAAGGCTGCAGTCAGACTTCTctcagccctggctccctgctGAAGCCAGAGCAACACTACAAGGGGACCTGTCATCCAGGGCAAGCTCCTTCTGCCCCTGGAGTAGACATCCCTCCCTCAGACATCACTAAGGGGTCGTGGTTGGGGTTTGGAAAGCCATGCTGCTCTCATCTCTGTACCCTTGTGCTGGTGGAGCTCCTCTCCACAGCTAAAACTCCTTCTCCCAACTTTGGAGAGAGAAGCAGTGTTCTGCATAAAGGGAAATAGTAATCATGTTTATCAGACAGGGAGACATCCCACAGTCCTGTTCTGTGTCAATGTTTGGTTTGAACTCTGGTTTCCTGCTGGTCTCCTGCCTCTACTCTCACATCTccctctgcctgggctgcactTTGTGTTACAAAGGGTTGCCTTCAgcctgt
This region includes:
- the SLC38A7 gene encoding sodium-coupled neutral amino acid transporter 7, translated to MAQGTGSINSDYKDWEWSDDAGERARLLQSPSVETVPKNSESQGNGLGATSALGAVFIVVNAALGAGLLNFPAAFSMAGGVAAGITLQMCMLIFIIGGLVILAYCSQASNERTYQEVVWAVCGKVPGVLCEVAIAVYTFGTCIAFLIIIGDQQDKIIAALVKEPEEVGSSRWYTDRKFTISITAFLLILPLSIPKEIGFQKYASSLSVIGTWYVTAVIIIKYIWPDKELVPVEIPTSPSTWTAVFNAMPTICFGFQCHVSSVPVFNSMKQPQVKTWGAVVTAAMVIALFVYTGTGICGFLTFGAGVEQDVLMSYPSNDIPVALARAFIILCVLTSYPILHFCGRAVLEGLWLRYTGVTVEEDVVRERRRRLLQTISWFLLTLLLALFIPDIGKVISVIGGLAACFIFVFPGLCLIQAKLSEIQETRAISWWAQVCYGVFMVTLGAFIFGQTTANAIFVDLTA
- the GOT2 gene encoding aspartate aminotransferase, mitochondrial → MALLHSRRLLAAPRLAAAASRASSWWSHVEMGPPDPILGVTEAYKRDTNSKKMNLGVGAYRDDNGKPYVLNCVRKAEAMIASKKMDKEYLPIGGLADFTRASAELALGENSEAFKSGRYVTVQGISGTGSLRIGANFLQRFFKASRDVYLPKPSWGNHTPIFRDAGMQLQAYRYYDPKTCSLDFSGAMDDISKIPEKSIILLHACAHNPTGVDPRQEQWKELAATVKKRNLLVYFDMAYQGFASGDINRDAWAVRYFIEQGINIVLSQSFAKNMGLYGERAGAFTVICSDPDEAKRVESQLKILIRPMYSNPPVNGARIASMILNTPDLRKEWLTEVKGMADRIISMRTQLVSNLKKEGSSHNWQHITDQIGMFCFTGLKPEQVERLIKEFSVYMTKDGRISVAGVTSGNVGYLAHAIHQVTK